The Candidatus Zixiibacteriota bacterium genome includes a window with the following:
- a CDS encoding cytochrome c — protein MTATKLLGSAAFLWAAVFWASHAFAQADTVAKRQQLMKDQSAAAKAIKAAAESKDYATVELKAKDLMGSAEKIPGLFPKGSNVGKTKAKAEIWEMSDDFAKRAKALGKAAGELASAAKSKDDAAIQTKIKAVSGACGGCHKAFRAEKYAE, from the coding sequence ATGACTGCGACGAAGTTACTTGGATCGGCGGCGTTCCTGTGGGCGGCGGTTTTCTGGGCGAGCCATGCTTTTGCTCAGGCCGATACCGTGGCCAAACGGCAACAATTGATGAAGGATCAGAGTGCCGCCGCGAAAGCCATCAAAGCCGCCGCCGAGTCCAAGGACTACGCGACCGTCGAGCTGAAGGCGAAGGATCTGATGGGCAGTGCGGAAAAGATTCCCGGGCTCTTCCCGAAGGGCAGCAACGTCGGAAAGACCAAGGCCAAAGCGGAGATCTGGGAAATGTCCGACGACTTCGCAAAGCGGGCCAAAGCCCTCGGAAAAGCCGCCGGCGAGCTGGCAAGCGCCGCGAAATCGAAAGACGACGCCGCGATCCAGACCAAGATCAAGGCCGTGAGCGGGGCGTGCGGCGGCTGCCACAAGGCTTTTCGAGCGGAGAAATACGCGGAATAG
- a CDS encoding substrate-binding domain-containing protein translates to MLRSVACWVLVAFAPALAAGQSRIVVGGAQSLTPLAERFSEQFRASRAGVTVEIRKANSNYALKAVRSGDLHVGLLARNPSDAERAQLHIEALGRDPVLLLTYPANTVLDISLARLRRIYLGQITDWSQIGGENQGIVPLTREPDSALHKVFVEILFGKGFRGTEKAFVLRATKEKVLRTVKRVQGSIGYGIVRPEEAAAERVKVLAVDGKFPSPANVENGTYPFTRRQLAVSRRDPDRLVLEWMRGFAKFATASRNGRED, encoded by the coding sequence ATGCTACGGTCGGTCGCGTGCTGGGTCCTGGTCGCCTTTGCTCCGGCGCTGGCCGCCGGGCAGAGTCGTATCGTCGTCGGGGGCGCCCAATCCCTGACCCCGCTCGCGGAACGGTTCTCCGAGCAGTTCCGCGCCTCCCGCGCCGGTGTCACCGTCGAGATCCGAAAAGCGAACTCCAACTACGCCCTCAAGGCCGTCCGCAGCGGCGACCTGCACGTCGGGCTTCTGGCGCGCAATCCGAGCGACGCCGAACGCGCGCAGCTCCACATCGAGGCGCTGGGGCGCGACCCGGTCCTGCTGCTCACCTATCCCGCCAACACCGTTCTCGATATCAGCCTTGCCCGCCTGCGCCGGATCTACCTGGGGCAGATCACCGACTGGAGCCAGATCGGCGGCGAAAATCAGGGCATCGTCCCGCTCACCCGTGAACCGGACTCCGCTCTCCACAAGGTGTTCGTCGAAATCCTCTTCGGCAAGGGTTTCCGCGGGACGGAAAAGGCCTTCGTCCTGCGAGCCACCAAGGAAAAGGTCCTGAGAACCGTGAAGCGCGTCCAGGGCTCGATCGGCTACGGAATCGTGCGCCCGGAAGAAGCCGCGGCCGAGAGGGTCAAGGTGCTCGCGGTCGACGGCAAGTTCCCGTCGCCCGCCAACGTCGAGAACGGAACCTATCCGTTCACCAGGCGGCAGCTCGCCGTTTCCAGACGCGACCCGGATCGCCTCGTTCTGGAGTGGATGCGCGGGTTCGCGAAGTTCGCGACGGCGTCGAGGAACGGCCGGGAGGATTGA
- a CDS encoding ABC transporter substrate-binding protein, whose product MRPRALRIFLFTFVLWTAAYSPARAQLTRLNVGYSAISADQLPAWVAKESGIFAKNGLDVQLIFFTGGSTAILALVSGDVPITQVSGPGLLNSALAGSDAVFVAAGVTSLNYVLIGKPGLKSPEQLKGGTVAISRFGSATDSIARYALGRIGLTPGKDVTLVQVGSGPDRLSAALTGKVSAAVINPPSSFIAERKGLAVIADVAKMGLVFQHTGVATTRRFIREHPDTVRRYVRSHVEAVHKIWTDKEATVKALGKFMGSGIDREILEKSRENILSEAMLPKKQYPSLEGIKTVLQEISGRDPRAKTAKPEQFVDMTFIKELDESGFIDGLYRKK is encoded by the coding sequence ATGCGCCCGAGAGCTTTACGGATCTTTCTTTTCACCTTTGTCCTGTGGACGGCGGCCTACTCCCCGGCCCGGGCCCAGCTCACCCGGCTCAACGTGGGCTATAGCGCGATCAGCGCCGATCAGCTCCCCGCGTGGGTCGCCAAGGAAAGCGGGATTTTTGCGAAGAACGGGCTCGACGTCCAGCTCATCTTCTTTACCGGCGGGTCGACCGCGATTCTAGCGCTGGTTTCCGGCGACGTCCCGATCACCCAGGTCTCCGGACCGGGGCTTCTCAACAGCGCTCTGGCCGGCTCCGACGCGGTTTTCGTGGCCGCCGGCGTTACCTCGCTCAATTACGTGCTGATCGGGAAACCCGGGCTGAAAAGTCCGGAGCAGCTCAAGGGCGGCACGGTCGCCATCAGCCGCTTCGGCTCCGCCACCGACTCGATCGCCCGCTACGCGCTCGGGAGAATCGGCCTGACCCCCGGCAAGGACGTCACGCTCGTCCAGGTAGGGAGCGGCCCGGACCGGCTGAGCGCCGCTCTTACGGGCAAGGTGAGCGCCGCCGTGATCAATCCGCCGTCGAGCTTCATTGCGGAGAGGAAGGGGCTCGCGGTGATCGCCGACGTCGCGAAGATGGGGCTGGTGTTCCAGCATACGGGCGTCGCGACCACCAGGCGCTTCATCCGCGAGCACCCCGACACGGTCCGGCGCTACGTGCGTTCGCACGTGGAAGCGGTCCACAAGATCTGGACGGACAAGGAAGCAACCGTCAAGGCCCTGGGAAAATTCATGGGAAGCGGCATCGACAGGGAGATCCTCGAGAAAAGCCGCGAAAACATCCTCAGCGAGGCGATGTTGCCGAAAAAGCAGTATCCGAGCCTCGAGGGCATCAAGACCGTGCTTCAGGAGATTTCCGGCCGGGACCCGCGCGCGAAGACCGCCAAGCCCGAGCAGTTCGTCGACATGACCTTCATCAAGGAGCTTGACGAGAGCGGATTCATCGACGGGCTCTACCGCAAGAAATAG
- a CDS encoding glutathione S-transferase family protein gives MIKLYDFRSSPNCQRVKVVLEEKRLPYETVPIDLRKKEQKTPGYLKINPYGKVPALVDGDTVVYESCIINEYLNEKYPDPPLMPADFGRRARVRILVDYGLTQMETAYQRLRSEAMKDEKERNPAALESARAEVRTLLERFETELGDKPYLAGEFSLADADLIPRLLRLENFGALPHGSLPRLGDYLRRMKARPSVKAIL, from the coding sequence ATGATCAAGCTCTACGACTTCAGGTCTTCCCCCAACTGCCAACGCGTCAAGGTGGTGCTGGAAGAGAAGCGACTCCCCTACGAGACGGTCCCCATCGATCTCAGGAAAAAGGAGCAAAAGACGCCCGGGTACCTGAAGATCAATCCGTACGGCAAGGTGCCGGCCCTGGTCGACGGGGATACCGTCGTTTACGAGAGCTGCATCATCAACGAGTACCTGAACGAGAAATATCCGGACCCGCCGCTGATGCCGGCGGACTTCGGCCGCCGCGCTCGAGTTCGCATCCTCGTCGACTACGGGCTGACTCAGATGGAGACCGCCTACCAGAGGCTCCGCTCGGAGGCGATGAAGGATGAAAAAGAACGCAACCCCGCGGCCCTGGAAAGCGCGCGAGCGGAGGTGCGAACGCTTCTCGAGAGATTTGAAACTGAGCTGGGCGACAAGCCCTATTTGGCCGGCGAATTCTCGCTCGCCGACGCCGACCTGATTCCGCGGCTGCTGCGGCTCGAGAACTTCGGCGCCCTCCCGCACGGCTCGCTGCCGCGGCTCGGTGACTATCTCCGGCGCATGAAGGCCCGCCCTTCGGTGAAAGCGATCCTGTAG
- a CDS encoding penicillin acylase family protein: METPRTGLAAILFSALLKPLLFLAARSSAPRYAGERVVPGLERTVTVHWDDYGVPRVRAEGERDLFIAQGYLHAHERLWQMDMNRRFLSGRLAEIFGSFPVPWRELSVQFRACRSADFDYFVRLLGIRRSAEVAFERSPEDDRERLRAYCEGVNRYIEDNLKRLPWEFRLLRYEPEPWSPVDTLTIAKGFALLLSTALFSRLNMIAIARRLGDQNEIFSALRPRSAAAPAVVAAAWDGAARAWTFTGAILGDLAAGHGSNAWAVSGKRSATGKAILANDPHLRMTLPSVWYLMGLRAGPAGQPVSYDVWGASIPGAPCIHIGHNRRIAWGVTAALCDDVELYRERLHRLDPELYLTPTGWERMERREEVVRVRGAAPLRKIVRSTRHGPVLSDFSEAASSTEVLSLRWTAHEASQELAAVYHVNRAEDWPAFLRALSHHGAPTLNYLFADIDGNIGYSLAGKVPLRAAAPPLLPLEGWRKENDWLGYAPFEELPRLFNPPEGIIASANHPIADASYPRYLSHFFEPPYRIERIRRVLAEKRELSPDDCAALQLDVVSLHARELLAALRPDLEAAAARRQGEGELARLLLGWDGSCTVDSVPAAIFHALHQKLMAALLLPVLGEELMPAYLEVFNQCLLPLGDILKDPESPWFRRVSRTTLVSRCLREVHDEMVFSLGPELDRWRWGRIHTLTLDHPLSRVAALKPLLSIGPSPAPGDGVTVNLGFYRHSNPYRQVVGASLRFIVELDSPPRFRYVLPSGQSGHWLSPHYRDQHPLWAQGRLLSDSGTEARASAHRVLTLSPEPLEEDRRRP, from the coding sequence ATGGAGACGCCGAGAACCGGCCTGGCTGCGATCCTGTTTTCCGCTCTGCTCAAGCCCCTCCTTTTCCTCGCCGCGCGATCCTCCGCCCCGCGCTACGCGGGTGAGCGTGTCGTCCCCGGGCTGGAGCGAACCGTAACGGTCCACTGGGACGACTACGGTGTCCCGCGGGTCCGCGCGGAGGGCGAGCGCGACCTCTTCATCGCCCAGGGCTATCTCCACGCCCACGAACGACTCTGGCAGATGGACATGAATCGCCGGTTTCTCAGCGGGCGGCTCGCCGAGATCTTCGGGTCGTTTCCGGTTCCGTGGCGCGAGCTTTCGGTTCAGTTCAGGGCGTGTCGCAGCGCGGATTTCGACTATTTCGTGCGACTGCTCGGGATTCGCCGAAGCGCGGAGGTCGCGTTCGAGCGGTCGCCGGAGGACGACCGCGAGCGGCTGCGCGCCTACTGCGAAGGGGTCAATCGCTACATCGAAGACAACCTCAAGCGCCTGCCGTGGGAGTTCCGGCTTCTGCGCTACGAGCCCGAGCCGTGGTCCCCGGTGGACACGCTCACGATCGCCAAGGGCTTCGCCCTGCTGCTTTCCACCGCCCTGTTCTCGCGTCTCAACATGATCGCGATCGCGCGCCGCCTCGGCGACCAAAACGAGATCTTTTCTGCGCTCCGCCCGCGTTCGGCGGCGGCCCCGGCGGTCGTCGCGGCGGCATGGGACGGCGCGGCCCGCGCATGGACGTTCACGGGCGCGATCCTCGGCGACCTTGCCGCCGGTCACGGCAGCAACGCCTGGGCCGTTTCCGGAAAACGCTCCGCCACCGGCAAGGCGATCCTCGCCAACGACCCTCATCTGCGCATGACGCTTCCCTCGGTCTGGTACCTGATGGGGCTTCGCGCCGGGCCTGCGGGGCAACCGGTCTCGTACGACGTTTGGGGAGCGTCGATCCCGGGCGCTCCCTGTATCCATATCGGCCACAACCGCAGGATCGCATGGGGCGTGACGGCGGCCCTGTGCGACGACGTGGAGCTCTACCGCGAAAGACTCCATCGACTCGACCCCGAGCTCTATCTCACCCCCACCGGATGGGAGCGCATGGAACGGCGCGAGGAGGTCGTGCGCGTGCGCGGCGCCGCACCGCTCCGCAAGATCGTGCGTTCCACCCGCCACGGTCCGGTCCTGAGCGATTTTTCCGAAGCCGCAAGCTCGACGGAGGTTCTCTCGCTGCGCTGGACCGCTCACGAAGCCAGCCAGGAGCTCGCCGCCGTTTACCATGTCAACCGGGCGGAGGATTGGCCGGCGTTTCTCCGTGCGCTCTCGCATCACGGAGCGCCGACGCTGAACTATCTCTTCGCCGACATCGACGGGAACATCGGTTACAGCCTGGCCGGAAAGGTCCCGCTACGCGCGGCGGCTCCGCCTCTGCTTCCACTGGAGGGCTGGCGAAAGGAAAACGACTGGCTGGGTTACGCCCCGTTCGAAGAGTTGCCGCGCCTCTTCAATCCGCCCGAGGGAATCATCGCGAGCGCCAATCACCCGATCGCCGACGCCTCCTATCCTCGCTACCTTTCGCATTTCTTCGAACCGCCGTACCGCATCGAGCGCATCCGCCGGGTGCTCGCCGAGAAGCGGGAGCTTTCTCCCGACGACTGCGCCGCGCTGCAGCTCGATGTCGTCTCCCTGCACGCCAGGGAGCTCCTCGCCGCGCTGCGGCCCGATCTCGAAGCCGCGGCCGCCCGGCGGCAGGGAGAGGGGGAGCTCGCGCGGCTCCTGCTCGGCTGGGACGGGAGCTGCACGGTCGACAGCGTGCCCGCCGCGATCTTCCATGCGCTGCACCAGAAGCTGATGGCCGCGCTGCTGCTTCCGGTTCTGGGAGAGGAGCTGATGCCGGCCTACCTGGAAGTCTTCAACCAGTGTCTGCTGCCCCTCGGCGACATCCTGAAGGACCCGGAGTCACCGTGGTTCCGCCGCGTCTCGCGGACGACTCTGGTGAGCCGTTGCTTGCGCGAGGTTCACGACGAAATGGTCTTTTCGCTGGGACCGGAGCTCGATCGCTGGCGCTGGGGAAGAATTCACACACTGACCCTCGATCATCCCTTGAGCCGGGTAGCGGCGCTGAAGCCGCTTCTCTCGATCGGTCCTTCGCCGGCTCCAGGTGACGGCGTGACCGTGAACCTGGGATTTTATCGCCACTCCAATCCTTATCGGCAGGTAGTGGGTGCCTCGCTTCGCTTTATCGTCGAGCTCGACTCGCCCCCGCGTTTCCGCTACGTGCTCCCTTCGGGGCAATCGGGGCATTGGCTCTCGCCCCACTATCGCGATCAGCATCCGCTGTGGGCGCAGGGACGGCTGCTGTCGGATTCCGGGACCGAAGCCCGCGCGAGCGCGCATCGCGTCCTTACGCTCTCGCCGGAGCCTCTCGAGGAAGACCGTCGCCGTCCGTGA
- a CDS encoding peroxiredoxin family protein, with amino-acid sequence MLGAAVFVLVCARYSGALEVGQKAPDFELPSTKGGTLKLSSLKGRNVLINFYVLDFSPTUIKDLQASGSDNYAAFQAENTEVLGISANAPFSQKAFADFAKINYPLLSDRDGKVMKAFGVYDEARRLAKRSYVIIDKEGMVRYLNIRPTNSEKDLLSTEQLLNEVKKVNKGV; translated from the coding sequence ATGCTGGGTGCGGCCGTTTTCGTCCTGGTCTGTGCCCGGTATTCCGGCGCCTTGGAGGTCGGACAGAAGGCACCGGATTTCGAGCTGCCCAGCACGAAGGGGGGCACGCTGAAATTGAGCAGCCTCAAGGGCAGGAACGTGCTGATCAATTTCTACGTCCTCGACTTCTCCCCGACGTGAATCAAGGACCTCCAGGCGTCCGGTTCGGACAACTACGCGGCCTTTCAGGCGGAAAACACGGAGGTTCTCGGCATCAGCGCCAACGCGCCCTTCTCGCAAAAAGCATTCGCGGATTTCGCGAAGATCAACTATCCCCTCTTGAGCGACCGGGACGGGAAGGTGATGAAGGCCTTCGGCGTCTACGACGAGGCGCGGCGGCTCGCGAAGCGCTCGTACGTGATCATCGACAAGGAAGGGATGGTGCGCTATCTCAACATCCGGCCGACGAATTCGGAAAAGGATCTGCTCTCGACCGAGCAACTGCTCAACGAGGTCAAGAAAGTCAATAAAGGCGTCTGA
- a CDS encoding thiamine pyrophosphate-dependent enzyme, with product MRRIDCLRALAAHAAEALVVTSAGATTLEWNAVRPGDGNLRVRTLGLCSSIALGMALGLPRRKVIALDGDGSLLMNLCSLPTIARMNPPNLLHIVFDNGIYEASGRRPTATSAGADLVAMARGAGIKRALWADSVESFDMAAASALRGGGLTFIGVKVEPVRAEVAPYPMDEVENKYRFIRYVEKTEGIQILKSGLPASYSK from the coding sequence ATGAGGCGCATCGACTGTTTGCGGGCATTGGCGGCCCACGCCGCGGAGGCGCTGGTCGTGACCTCGGCCGGGGCCACCACGCTGGAGTGGAACGCGGTTCGACCGGGTGACGGCAACCTGCGGGTGCGGACGCTGGGGCTCTGCTCGTCGATTGCGCTGGGGATGGCGCTCGGGTTGCCGCGCCGGAAGGTGATCGCCCTGGACGGAGACGGCTCGCTGTTGATGAATCTCTGCTCGCTCCCGACGATCGCGCGGATGAATCCGCCGAATCTCCTGCACATCGTTTTCGACAACGGGATTTATGAGGCCTCGGGGCGCCGGCCCACGGCGACGAGCGCCGGGGCGGATCTCGTGGCGATGGCGCGCGGGGCGGGAATAAAGCGCGCTCTCTGGGCCGACTCGGTGGAATCGTTCGACATGGCGGCGGCGTCGGCCCTCCGCGGAGGCGGGCTCACTTTCATCGGAGTCAAGGTGGAGCCCGTTCGCGCCGAAGTTGCCCCCTACCCGATGGACGAGGTCGAGAACAAGTACCGCTTTATCCGCTACGTCGAAAAGACCGAGGGCATCCAGATCCTGAAAAGCGGCCTGCCCGCAAGCTACAGCA
- a CDS encoding thiamine pyrophosphate-binding protein, with protein sequence MDPETSASAILAGLKDAGIDFVASLPDINLAALLRAVDQDRALLHVPVCREEEGIGICAGAYLVGRKCAAVMQNGGFFNSNNAIVSTLLQYQIPLLLLIYYAGDIGDRTFSATGAMTEPVLGALGIRFYVLRDPAHAAELLRRAQILAEDSRRPVAVLLTREALGHRPPIGML encoded by the coding sequence GTGGACCCGGAAACATCCGCCAGCGCGATCCTCGCGGGGTTGAAGGACGCGGGGATCGATTTCGTCGCCAGTCTCCCCGACATCAATCTGGCCGCGCTGCTGCGAGCGGTCGATCAAGATCGCGCGCTGCTGCACGTGCCGGTTTGCCGGGAAGAGGAAGGCATCGGGATTTGCGCCGGCGCGTACCTGGTCGGGAGGAAGTGCGCCGCCGTCATGCAGAACGGCGGCTTTTTCAACAGCAACAACGCCATCGTCAGCACGCTCCTCCAGTACCAGATCCCGTTGCTGCTGCTCATCTACTATGCCGGTGACATAGGGGATCGAACCTTCAGCGCCACCGGGGCGATGACCGAGCCGGTTCTGGGAGCGCTGGGAATTCGCTTTTACGTGCTGCGCGATCCCGCGCATGCCGCGGAGCTGCTGCGGCGGGCGCAGATCCTGGCCGAGGACTCCCGCCGGCCCGTTGCGGTACTCCTTACCAGGGAAGCGCTCGGCCACCGACCGCCGATCGGGATGCTCTAA
- the hemB gene encoding porphobilinogen synthase produces the protein MNFPSYRPRRLRRNERLRGMVRETTLSPGNLIYPLFVAPGRDKVRPIESMPGVAQLSVDRAVAECGEVAALGIPAVVLFGIPERKDAVGSEAYSDRGIVQQAVRAIKEKVPELLIITDVCLCEYTDHGHCGVVVNGEVDNDRTLELLAREALSHACAGADIVAPSDMMDGRVAAIRKILDENGFEQTAIMAYAAKYASGFYGPFREAAESAPQFGDRRSYQMDPANADEALREVELDIREGADIVMVKPAMAYLDIVYRVKQKFGYPVAAYNVSGEYAMIKAAGLNRWIEEPRIMMEVLVAIRRAGADMILTYFAKDAARLLRPA, from the coding sequence GTCCGCGAAACCACCCTTTCCCCCGGAAACCTCATCTACCCTCTGTTCGTCGCCCCGGGGCGGGACAAAGTCCGGCCCATCGAATCGATGCCTGGGGTCGCCCAGCTCTCCGTGGACCGCGCCGTGGCCGAGTGCGGCGAGGTCGCCGCTCTCGGGATCCCTGCGGTGGTGCTGTTCGGCATCCCGGAGCGCAAGGACGCCGTGGGATCCGAAGCCTACTCGGATCGCGGGATCGTCCAGCAGGCGGTTCGCGCAATCAAGGAAAAAGTTCCGGAGTTGCTGATCATCACGGACGTTTGCCTGTGCGAGTACACCGATCACGGCCACTGCGGGGTGGTCGTCAACGGCGAGGTGGACAACGACAGGACGCTGGAGCTTCTGGCGCGAGAGGCGCTGTCGCACGCGTGCGCCGGCGCGGACATCGTCGCGCCCTCCGACATGATGGACGGCAGGGTTGCGGCGATCCGCAAGATTCTCGACGAGAACGGCTTCGAGCAGACCGCGATCATGGCGTACGCCGCGAAGTACGCGTCGGGATTCTACGGTCCGTTCCGCGAGGCCGCGGAGTCGGCGCCGCAGTTCGGCGACCGCCGGTCGTACCAGATGGATCCGGCGAACGCGGACGAAGCGCTGCGCGAGGTGGAGCTGGACATCCGCGAGGGGGCGGACATCGTGATGGTGAAGCCGGCGATGGCTTATCTCGACATCGTCTATCGCGTCAAGCAAAAGTTCGGCTACCCGGTCGCCGCATACAACGTGAGCGGCGAGTACGCGATGATCAAGGCAGCCGGCCTCAACCGCTGGATCGAGGAGCCGAGGATCATGATGGAAGTTCTGGTTGCCATCCGCCGCGCTGGGGCCGACATGATCCTCACTTACTTCGCCAAGGACGCCGCGCGCCTCCTGAGGCCCGCTTGA
- a CDS encoding ATP-binding protein has product MRRLLHKLLLASLLVILIPMGLAFFWSSRMLSTILERRFTEKSRTQAEQINLLLSERQETVTGLVHWIAEMPGVIGALKRGGRDRLFQHLLPLVGSIQLDFIEILEPGGSIFLRVHDPTRYGDAPRLSPDVEGLLKGSGGMATYGIEERDGRAYLRAAQSVYAGGIRGVVSAGYALNPELIRKLEQVAGGKVRVAVGPRLYLAAQGSKPSLPPPGASATEDGAPIWHHNGASRLLEIRLPLQTDRGPEGVISVFFPAHELTAAIATLRLTLAAVALVGILLALAASWYLSRRLTRPLNELVSGTEQVAAGNYSAPVQGGSNDEIGTLATSFNHMLEELRRSRAEVERYRRNLEDKIEERGKQLLETEQKRAAMVHMIAHDLKNPLLGIKKTLERLEQNPQDLNGGQGKRILLDLVSAGDLVIGMVNEMLDLYRSDFGEIPLSRSAFRLDEIVQASLRVLAPDIDDKGIGITIRAERIPDTVVGDKRRLTRLMINLLSNAIKFSPDRGRVAVIATARGANEPEGWLELRVEDEGTGIPEADLERIFDRFYSRDKAKAETGTGLGLPYCKLVAEAHGGEIFAENRVEGGFAVTVRLPMRTWKGDEAHAA; this is encoded by the coding sequence GTGCGCCGGCTCCTGCACAAGCTCCTGCTCGCCTCGCTGCTCGTCATCCTCATACCGATGGGGCTGGCGTTCTTCTGGAGCTCGCGCATGCTTTCGACGATTCTCGAGCGGCGGTTCACGGAGAAGTCGCGCACGCAGGCTGAACAGATCAACCTGCTCCTCAGCGAGCGGCAGGAAACCGTGACCGGACTGGTCCACTGGATCGCCGAGATGCCGGGCGTCATCGGCGCGCTGAAAAGAGGCGGCCGCGACCGTCTCTTCCAGCATCTCCTGCCGCTCGTGGGATCGATCCAGCTCGACTTCATCGAGATTCTCGAGCCGGGCGGGAGCATCTTTCTGCGCGTTCACGATCCGACGCGCTACGGGGACGCGCCTCGGCTGAGCCCGGACGTCGAAGGGCTCCTGAAGGGCTCGGGCGGCATGGCGACTTACGGGATCGAGGAACGCGACGGCCGAGCCTATCTCCGCGCTGCGCAGAGCGTTTACGCCGGGGGAATCCGCGGAGTGGTCAGCGCCGGCTACGCGCTCAATCCCGAGCTGATCAGGAAGCTCGAGCAGGTCGCCGGAGGCAAGGTGCGCGTGGCGGTTGGACCACGCCTCTATCTCGCGGCACAAGGCTCGAAGCCCTCCCTGCCGCCGCCGGGCGCTTCCGCGACCGAGGACGGCGCGCCGATCTGGCACCACAACGGCGCTTCGCGCCTTCTGGAAATCCGTTTGCCCCTGCAAACGGACCGCGGCCCCGAGGGAGTGATATCGGTCTTCTTTCCGGCGCACGAGCTGACTGCCGCGATCGCGACCCTGAGGTTGACTCTCGCGGCCGTGGCCCTGGTAGGGATCCTGCTGGCGCTCGCGGCCTCCTGGTATCTCAGCCGTCGGCTGACGCGACCGCTCAACGAGCTGGTTTCCGGAACCGAGCAGGTTGCGGCGGGTAACTATTCGGCCCCCGTTCAGGGCGGCTCCAACGACGAGATCGGCACCCTGGCGACCTCCTTCAATCACATGCTCGAGGAGCTGAGGCGGTCGAGGGCCGAGGTCGAACGCTATCGCCGCAACCTCGAGGACAAGATCGAGGAGCGGGGCAAGCAGCTCCTGGAGACCGAGCAAAAGCGCGCCGCGATGGTGCACATGATCGCGCACGACCTCAAGAATCCGCTGCTCGGCATCAAGAAGACGCTGGAGCGACTCGAACAGAACCCGCAGGATCTCAACGGGGGCCAGGGAAAGCGGATCCTGCTCGACCTCGTGAGCGCGGGAGATCTGGTCATCGGCATGGTCAACGAGATGCTCGACCTCTACCGTTCCGATTTCGGGGAGATTCCCCTCTCGCGAAGCGCCTTCCGGCTCGACGAGATCGTGCAGGCCAGCCTGAGGGTGCTCGCTCCCGATATCGACGACAAGGGGATCGGCATCACGATTCGGGCGGAGCGCATCCCGGACACGGTGGTCGGTGACAAACGGCGGCTGACCCGACTGATGATCAACCTCCTCAGCAACGCGATCAAGTTCTCGCCCGACCGCGGCCGGGTCGCCGTCATCGCAACCGCGCGCGGGGCGAACGAGCCCGAGGGCTGGCTCGAGCTTCGCGTCGAGGACGAAGGCACGGGGATTCCCGAGGCTGACCTGGAGCGCATCTTCGACCGCTTCTACTCGCGCGACAAGGCCAAGGCGGAAACCGGAACGGGCCTCGGCCTTCCCTATTGCAAGCTCGTTGCGGAAGCCCACGGAGGCGAGATCTTCGCGGAGAACCGGGTCGAGGGAGGGTTCGCGGTCACCGTCAGGCTCCCGATGCGTACCTGGAAAGGAGACGAGGCTCATGCCGCTTAA
- a CDS encoding response regulator transcription factor, whose product MPLKLLIADDERLFRQSLKKLLESARDIKVVADAADGQEAVLRARETRPDIALLDVRMPKMDGIKAAKLISTLVPRTKILMLSIHDDDEKIISAIKAGAAGYILKDADQADFIEIIRHTFAGKSHASPYLAHLTLDQPSGQENGSGPERHQRFAEKHGLSEVEIRVLRLVGEGLNNDEISRLTGLSRETIKGHLKALFRKLQVKNRTEAAVLAVRAGIV is encoded by the coding sequence ATGCCGCTTAAGCTGCTGATCGCCGATGACGAGCGGCTGTTCCGCCAGAGCCTGAAAAAGCTCCTGGAGAGCGCCCGCGACATCAAGGTCGTGGCCGACGCCGCGGACGGCCAGGAGGCGGTATTGCGGGCGCGCGAGACCCGGCCGGACATCGCCCTGCTGGACGTGCGTATGCCGAAGATGGACGGCATCAAGGCCGCAAAGCTGATCTCGACCCTGGTCCCGCGGACCAAGATCCTCATGCTCTCGATCCACGACGACGACGAAAAGATCATCTCCGCGATCAAGGCCGGCGCGGCGGGCTACATTCTCAAGGACGCGGACCAGGCCGACTTCATCGAGATCATCCGCCATACGTTCGCGGGCAAGTCCCACGCTTCCCCCTACCTCGCCCACCTCACTCTCGATCAGCCCTCCGGGCAGGAAAACGGGTCCGGGCCCGAGCGGCACCAGCGGTTTGCCGAGAAGCACGGGCTTTCCGAGGTCGAGATCCGCGTTCTCCGTCTGGTAGGCGAAGGGCTCAACAACGACGAGATCAGCCGGCTCACGGGACTGTCGAGGGAAACCATCAAGGGCCACCTCAAGGCTCTTTTCCGGAAGCTCCAGGTCAAGAACCGCACGGAAGCCGCAGTCCTGGCCGTGCGCGCAGGAATCGTCTAA